A stretch of DNA from Hoeflea ulvae:
CGAACGCCGCATGCCGCAAGGCGGCGGTGGCGGCCAGCCGGCAATGCGGCTTGCCCATTCCGCCGAGCCCACGGTCGCCGCGCCGGCCGTTGCCGAGCCGGTCGAGGAGATCGCCGTCACGTCGCTGGAAGACATGGTGGCGCTGGCCGAGAAATTCCGCGACATCGCCATGAAGGTGCAGATCCGCACCGGTGTGCGGCTGGTCCGCATCGAGCCGGGCCGTCTCGAGATCAGCCTGACTCCCGAGGCAAGCCCCAGCCTGCCGGGCGAACTGATCAAGAAGCTGGCGGACTGGACCGGGGCGAAATGGATCGTGACGCTGAGCCGCGAGGAGGGCGCTCCGACGCTGTCCGAACGCGAGACCGCCAAGCGCGAGGCCCTGGTCAGCGACGCCCGCCAGGACCCCGATGTCGCAGCCATTCTGGCAAAATTTCCAGGTTCCCGGATCACCGATGTGCGCATTGCCGTCACCGAGGAGGAGATCCTGGCCGATACGGTGCTGACGCCGTCCGAGGATGGCGACATCCTGCCGGATGAAACCGATCCCGACGACGATTCCGATTGACCGGCGCGCCGGTGCCGCAGGCTTGCGCCACGGCACCGGGTCAGCGCCGCCAGCCAACATTCAAACAAGGAGAGTGTGATGAAAGACATCATGGGCATGATGGGCAAGATCAAGGACATGCAGTCCAAGATGGAGCAGATGCAGGACGAACTGGCGGCCCTCGAATGCGAAGGCGTTGCCGGTGGCGGCATTGTCTCCGTGCGCCTGTCGGGCAAGGGCCAGATGCTGGGCCTGAAAATCGATCCGTCGATGTTCAAGGAAGACGATGTCGAGATTCTCGAGGATCTCATCGTCGCCGCCCACAATGACGCCAAGGGCAAGCTCGAAACCACGGTGGCCGAA
This window harbors:
- a CDS encoding YbaB/EbfC family nucleoid-associated protein, translating into MKDIMGMMGKIKDMQSKMEQMQDELAALECEGVAGGGIVSVRLSGKGQMLGLKIDPSMFKEDDVEILEDLIVAAHNDAKGKLETTVAERTKELTAGLPIPPGMKLPF